A stretch of DNA from Gambusia affinis linkage group LG24, SWU_Gaff_1.0, whole genome shotgun sequence:
CCCCCTGTGGTTGATCTTATGTACTACAACCTTACCCGGCCTTCAGTCAAGTATTTATCTGAATGGTGAAATGCACTTTAGGAACCATCTGGATCAGAGTAACacacaagataaaaaataaagaaagaactTAGGATTCTGATGTTTAATTGATATGCAAATATCAAATTTGTTACCTCCCATCGTGGTGTTTTagacattcaaaaaaaaaaaaacacaagagcacgttcccccccccccccagcacTTACATCTTTTTCAGATTGGTTGGGTGCTGCCTCTCTTCCAGAAATTTGCagaattaatttttcttcatgGCTATCAAATGCAGAACCATTACCAAGAAGAAAGTCTGACTGAAGTCAATGATTCAtgtcttttattctttaaatcaTAGGCTAATCTCAGATCATCcagaaaatgtctcatttacCTTTGTCAATGGTGGGCACCTCtaactaaaaatttaaattctgttaACCCTAAAGTACTAAACATTAGTTCCACTAACACGCTACACTAACAAGATAGTTAGTGGGATATAATGATAAAGCACGATCTTCATTCAAATTATATCTGCCCATGAAAAATGACAACCCTTGAgcaccaatttaattttaacataagTTACGTCTTACAACGCCCTAAAATGTTATATTGCTTTTATGTTTACATCtcgtttttcttttgtctgtctgaatgttttaaagttcctgggtaaaaaaaaagaaaagagaactgCTGTGTAAACAATCTTCAACCTTCACACCAGACTTCTCGAAATTGATAAAACTTCCACACAGACGTTGAGCTTCATTCAGCTCAACGTTTGCAAAACTGGCGACTTGTAATTTATCCAGAACAGTTAACATAGCGGAAGTTAAGTGTGCTAAATGGGTTGAAAGTTAGCAAAAATTCGAAACCACTAAAAAATTTACTCTGCTACTAGGTCATTAGCAGAAGTGTACCCACCTGAATCCATATGGAACGCCAAACACTTTTGCCAATTGTTCCTAGTTACAACACACTATTTAGGACAAGGTCATTTatgaaaaatctaaacttcATACATTGcagaatttatttacttattaaagtaaaagtaatttcaCAATATATCCACAATCCATTGTTGTGGATCTTCTTTCAGTCACCTACGTtttgaacatgaaaaaaacaacaaaaacacctgaACACACTTTTCCACCTAACTTGAAACAGCCagtgaaatttatttgaattaaataaagtcTGGTACATTTCACAGCTATAGGAGCCTACACAGTAAGCAGAACGTCTTGTTGTCCGTGCGCAGAACTACGCCACAGGGTAGTCCGTGACAGTTTTTGTCGCGTAAATACTGCCGGGGACATGATGGCAGCAGCCAGATATTGCTCCCCTTTACATaacaataactttaaaaaaggaGATACAAAGAAACTTGTGCGACTTTAGGAAGCATTTATACGGTTTTTCTCCAATATACGTCACCAAATCGTCatgctgtgaaaagaaaaccacagaagttttttttttttagttaacaCAACGACATGATTAATAATGTTATAGTGTTGTATACCTAGCCTctaaaattaacaattcatCTCTCAAGGATGTTTCTCTTCTCTAAAATCGTTTCTCAGTAGTTCCGTCCAGTCAGGAAGATCAATGATCGATCGATTCAGGAAAGCACAGCCTGAGAGTTCTTGATACCGATCATATTGTCTGCACTCATTGACCTCCTCATGGCAGATTTGCTCAAGTCCTTGTACTTGTCTTCACACAGCCTGGATATGGCCTACGGAAAGTGTAAACACAAAACTTTCAGTGCCCGAAAACAAGGCCAAAAGGTAcaccaaagggaaaaaaacaaaacaaaacactttacgCACCTCCAGTTTCTGGGCTCGCTTATTGCTGAGTGGCTCCAGAGGGAAGTTGAGGTTGTTGTCATCGGCCAGAGAGCGCAGGTCAAAGTAATACTTGGCGTAGACGCTAGCCGGAACGTTGATGTTAAACTGTAGCAGCTCCAAGAAGTGGCGCTCCATCTCATTCCTGACCAACGCAAAGATCTCATCAGTTGTTGAGTCCATCTAAAGTCCATCTTAAAAGAAAGCCAGTTGAGGAGCAGCACTCACATGTCCTCCACTGTGATGTCCTTTAGGATCTGGCAATAATCGACGTTCCAGACGGCCTGGTCGTCCCAGACTTTGGATGCTAGCAAGATGGCGCCGAGAACAATGCGCTTCCAGTTGGAGGGACAAATGTCTAGCTCAGCATACGTCAAAAGCCTTTCAAGGTACACCTGGAAAGAGACAAATCATCCAAATGGGAATACCACTGTCCCAAACTGCAAAGTCTTTTATCTTACATATAGAAATCAAGATGTATGTGCTTACCAGAGTAACGATGGCGCACTCGGCCGTGAGCTGCGCCGAGCTGAAGAGCGTCCTGATGAAGCGGTAGATGAGTTTGTGTTCGGGATCGACCACAGAATAATCATCTGgaatcttttctctctgttgggAGGGAGACTCAAGTTTCATCAGGTCCCACTGAACAAGTGGCCTGACGTTTGGTGACAGACTCACCGACAGAGGGTGCTTCTTCTCATCGAATATATCCAGCGAGCGGTTGGAATCTCTGCGGAAATATATCCAAAACCACAGAGAGCtaaacttttaaatgtcaaGAGTTGTCTTTAAAAATGGGACAAACAAGAAATACCATAAACCCCCTGTACTTGTGGTGGTTAAAGACCCCCACTAAGAACATTTATAACTGCCTAGCAAATCAGAACCAAGCtggtgctcctggattggctgctttgcaaatgccaggATGTCAAGTAGCATGGTGCGGGGAGTATTTTCGCTTTCAGCTTGCTGTGAGGAGAGGAATACATGACAACAGT
This window harbors:
- the LOC122827273 gene encoding cyclin-Y-like protein 1 — encoded protein: MGGSVSCCFSPGESPKLHRRHVDLDECPITTTEDVSEDTGTYLQHISDRELPDELAHEANPSDHPRASTLFLNKSQTDVREKRKSNYMNHMSPGLLTKKYSSCSTIFIDDSTVSQPNLKSTIRCVALAIYYHIKNRDSNRSLDIFDEKKHPLSREKIPDDYSVVDPEHKLIYRFIRTLFSSAQLTAECAIVTLVYLERLLTYAELDICPSNWKRIVLGAILLASKVWDDQAVWNVDYCQILKDITVEDMNEMERHFLELLQFNINVPASVYAKYYFDLRSLADDNNLNFPLEPLSNKRAQKLEAISRLCEDKYKDLSKSAMRRSMSADNMIGIKNSQAVLS